Proteins encoded in a region of the Ancylobacter sp. SL191 genome:
- a CDS encoding PQQ-dependent catabolism-associated CXXCW motif protein: MFKRQNRPRPEPPLSRLAWLGMAGLALVLLALSPVSSQENSPAAAVPEPDGYRMEAYRAPTPATLAGARVIDTAAAEQLWRDKAATFVDVMPRDVKPANLPAGTVWRDKPREHLPGSAWLPNVGYGALSPDMDTYFRRGLNALSAGKLDATLVFYCMTDCWMSWNAARRALAYGYTGVVWYPAGADGWAKSGLPLEKATPME, translated from the coding sequence ATGTTCAAACGCCAGAACCGGCCCCGCCCCGAACCACCGCTGAGCCGCCTCGCCTGGCTCGGCATGGCGGGCCTTGCCCTCGTCCTGCTCGCCCTGTCGCCGGTGTCGAGCCAGGAGAACTCCCCGGCCGCCGCCGTACCGGAGCCGGATGGCTACCGCATGGAGGCCTACCGCGCCCCCACGCCCGCGACGCTCGCCGGCGCCCGCGTCATCGACACCGCCGCCGCCGAGCAACTCTGGCGGGACAAGGCCGCGACCTTCGTCGATGTCATGCCGCGTGACGTGAAGCCGGCCAATCTGCCGGCGGGAACGGTGTGGCGCGACAAGCCGCGCGAGCATCTGCCCGGCAGCGCCTGGCTGCCCAATGTCGGCTATGGCGCGCTGAGCCCGGATATGGACACCTATTTCCGCCGCGGCCTCAACGCCTTGAGTGCGGGCAAGCTCGACGCAACGCTGGTGTTCTACTGCATGACCGATTGCTGGATGAGCTGGAACGCCGCCCGCCGCGCGCTCGCCTACGGATATACCGGCGTGGTCTGGTATCCTGCCGGCGCCGATGGCTGGGCCAAGTCCGGCCTGCCGCTGGAAAAGGCCACGCCGATGGAATGA
- a CDS encoding HXXEE domain-containing protein: MPRLTGFTSWLAARWVVAAAFMAGALLALVPVLHAAFALPLLLIFLHSPGYMIHQVEEHTGDRFRRFANSIVFGGREGLTVLNVLIINVGAVWGLNLAALYAAAFVGPGYGLIAPYAMLVNALTHLAAAARLKRYNPGLVTSVVLFLPLSLVTLTVIGRDPGTTLAQHGWGLAGALILHALIIASVALRLRRLG, from the coding sequence ATGCCGCGTCTCACAGGTTTCACGTCCTGGCTTGCCGCCCGCTGGGTGGTCGCTGCCGCCTTCATGGCCGGCGCGCTGCTGGCGCTGGTGCCGGTTCTGCACGCGGCCTTCGCGCTGCCGCTGCTGCTGATCTTCCTGCACAGCCCCGGCTACATGATCCATCAGGTGGAGGAGCACACCGGCGACCGCTTCCGCCGCTTCGCCAACAGCATCGTGTTCGGCGGGCGCGAAGGGCTCACCGTGCTCAACGTGCTCATCATCAATGTCGGCGCGGTCTGGGGCCTCAACCTTGCCGCGCTCTACGCCGCCGCCTTCGTCGGGCCGGGCTACGGGCTGATCGCGCCCTATGCCATGCTGGTCAACGCGCTCACCCACCTCGCCGCCGCCGCGCGGCTGAAGCGCTACAATCCCGGTCTGGTCACCTCGGTCGTGCTGTTCCTGCCGCTCTCGCTGGTCACCCTGACAGTGATCGGTCGCGACCCCGGCACGACCCTCGCCCAGCACGGCTGGGGCCTTGCCGGGGCGCTGATCCTCCACGCGCTCATCATCGCCAGCGTCGCCCTGCGCCTGCGCCGGCTGGGGTGA
- a CDS encoding substrate-binding domain-containing protein: protein MKISASDDRAEVGRRVAAGLKRASGACALALAALCTLALPKGAQAQVSDLVDRSTLRVCADPANMPFTNEEGAGFENKVAELLADKLGLTLDYTWFPQATGFYRMTLGAKRCDIVMGYVAGGDPVLNTNPYYRSAWVFITPKGSDLADVTTLEDPRLKGRHIGVVAGSPPGDLMARNGLMGMARPYALMVDRRFESPAEAMIADINDGAIDAGILWGPIGGYYAKKSEKPLAVIPLVKEKGDPALVYRITFGIRPGELNWKHQLNQFIAAEQGAIDKILLDYGVPLLDAQNRPVQPAP from the coding sequence ATGAAAATCAGTGCTTCGGACGACCGAGCTGAGGTGGGCAGGCGCGTGGCCGCGGGCCTGAAGCGTGCGTCCGGCGCGTGCGCGCTGGCCCTCGCCGCGCTCTGCACACTTGCCTTGCCGAAGGGCGCGCAGGCGCAGGTCTCCGATCTCGTCGACCGCTCGACGCTTCGGGTCTGCGCCGATCCCGCCAACATGCCCTTCACCAATGAGGAGGGGGCGGGCTTCGAGAACAAGGTGGCGGAGTTGCTGGCCGACAAGCTCGGCCTCACCCTCGACTACACCTGGTTCCCGCAGGCCACCGGCTTCTACCGCATGACGCTCGGTGCCAAGCGCTGCGACATCGTGATGGGCTATGTCGCTGGCGGGGATCCGGTGCTCAACACCAATCCCTATTACCGTTCCGCCTGGGTGTTCATCACCCCCAAGGGGAGCGACCTTGCCGATGTGACGACGCTGGAGGATCCGCGCCTCAAGGGCCGGCATATCGGCGTGGTGGCGGGCTCGCCGCCCGGCGACCTGATGGCCCGCAACGGCCTGATGGGCATGGCGCGACCCTATGCCCTGATGGTCGACCGGCGCTTCGAGAGCCCGGCCGAGGCAATGATCGCCGACATCAATGATGGCGCGATCGATGCCGGAATCCTCTGGGGCCCGATCGGCGGCTATTACGCCAAGAAGTCGGAGAAGCCGCTCGCGGTGATTCCGCTGGTGAAGGAGAAGGGCGATCCCGCGCTCGTCTACCGCATCACCTTCGGTATCCGCCCGGGCGAACTGAACTGGAAGCACCAGCTCAATCAGTTCATCGCCGCCGAGCAGGGGGCCATCGACAAGATCCTGCTGGATTACGGTGTTCCCTTGCTGGACGCGCAGAACCGGCCGGTGCAACCCGCACCGTGA
- a CDS encoding c-type cytochrome, methanol metabolism-related codes for MKNSVRGWLLSGALPASASLSALVLATTLVLGGPATAQEAAPAAPAAGATAPAPAKEKDDLGKYTTEDGTPTYNIQADGTMDWYTYSGYRRYHAECHVCHGPDGMGSSYAPALANSLKTMTYEQFMEIVVNGKQNVGVGTADQVMPAFGENKNVMCYMDDLYIYLKARADGALGRERPSKREDKTKAYTANENQCFGRPS; via the coding sequence ATGAAGAACTCTGTTCGCGGATGGCTTCTTTCCGGCGCGCTGCCGGCGTCCGCCAGCCTGTCGGCGCTGGTTCTTGCCACCACCCTTGTCCTCGGCGGCCCGGCCACGGCGCAGGAGGCGGCACCCGCTGCCCCCGCGGCCGGTGCAACAGCTCCCGCTCCGGCCAAGGAAAAGGACGATCTCGGCAAGTACACCACCGAGGATGGGACGCCGACCTACAACATCCAGGCCGATGGCACGATGGATTGGTATACCTATTCCGGCTATCGCCGCTATCACGCCGAGTGCCATGTCTGCCACGGCCCCGACGGCATGGGTTCATCCTACGCCCCAGCGCTGGCCAATTCGCTGAAGACCATGACCTATGAGCAGTTCATGGAAATCGTCGTCAACGGCAAGCAGAACGTTGGCGTCGGCACGGCCGATCAGGTGATGCCGGCCTTCGGCGAGAACAAGAACGTCATGTGCTACATGGACGATCTGTACATCTACCTCAAGGCCCGCGCCGACGGCGCGCTGGGTCGCGAGCGCCCGAGCAAGCGCGAAGACAAGACGAAGGCGTACACAGCCAATGAAAATCAGTGCTTCGGACGACCGAGCTGA